One genomic segment of Helianthus annuus cultivar XRQ/B chromosome 14, HanXRQr2.0-SUNRISE, whole genome shotgun sequence includes these proteins:
- the LOC110906891 gene encoding UDP-glycosyltransferase 75C1, translating into MTTHHKTKILIVAYPTQGHINPSLRFANRLINLGVDVTFSTSESVIRRIDTQTSHHGLTFAPFSDGHHNGLQPTTTLQQFFSDFATNGASSVADIISSAAAEGHRFDHLVYTTVVPWAPKVANEHNLKSTLLWCQPTTVLDIYYYYFNGYQDLISCNNNNPTFPIDLPGLPSLIIADLPSFMKSSCPTEEDYGLPYLKEHIDALKISPRILVNTFDELEMEPLRAIENLVMLPVGPLVPSNDSFGCDLFEKPKEDYINWLNTQPKSSVVYVAFGSMATLSLDQAQVEEMASGLVESGRPFLWVIRDSNQVGKLSNIEVLKKQGMIVSWCSQVEVLNHQTVGCFLMHGGWNSTVEALAAGVPIIAFPLWSDQWTNAKMIADVWKAGVKVKQRDGDGMVEGKEIKRCVEMVIEDGEMRRNAKKWRELARQALSNGGSSAVNLQAFVDDV; encoded by the coding sequence ATGACAACCCACCACAAAACCAAAATCCTAATTGTCGCTTATCCGACCCAAGGCCACATCAACCCATCCCTCCGTTTCGCTAACCGGCTCATTAACTTGGGTGTCGATGTCACCTTTTCCACTAGCGAATCCGTCATACGACGTATTGACACACAAACCTCCCATCACGGCCTAACCTTTGCACCATTTTCTGACGGACACCATAATGGCCTACAACCAACTACCACCTTACAACAATTCTTCTCAGATTTTGCTACAAATGGTGCTTCTTCCGTCGCAGATATCATTAGCTCCGCGGCGGCAGAAGGCCATCGGTTTGACCACTTAGTCTACACCACTGTTGTACCCTGGGCTCCAAAGGTAGCTAATGAGCACAACCTCAAATCCACTCTCCTTTGGTGCCAACCAACCACTGTGTTGGAtatttattattactattttAACGGCTATCAAGATTTGATATCTTGTAACAACAACAACCCAACGTTTCCGATTGATTTACCCGGACTTCCATCATTAATCATCGCTGATTTGCCGTCCTTTATGAAGTCATCCTGCCCCACGGAAGAGGATTATGGTCTACCTTATTTGAAAGAACATATTGATGCACTCAAGATATCTCCAAGAATACTTGTGAACACTTTTGATGAGCTTGAAATGGAACCCCTCAGAGCAATTGAAAACCTTGTGATGCTTCCAGTTGGACCCCTAGTTCCATCGAACGATTCATTCGGTTGTGATTTGTTCGAAAAACCAAAGGAAGATTATATAAATTGGCTAAACACGCAACCAAAATCATCAGTCGTGTATGTTGCATTTGGAAGCATGGCGACTTTGTCACTTGATCAGGCCCAGGTTGAAGAGATGgcatctgggttggttgaaagtGGCCGACCATTTTTATGGGTGATTAGAGACAGTAACCAAGTGGGGAAGTTGAGCAATATAGAGGTTCTCAAGAAGCAGGGGATGATAGTGAGTTGGTGTTCTCAAGTGGAGGTATTAAACCACCAAACAGTAGGGTGTTTCCTGATGCATGGCGGGTGGAATTCTACGGTTGAGGCATTGGCGGCTGGTGTTCCAATTATTGCATTTCCATTATGGTCTGATCAGTGGACCAACGCGAAGATGATTGCGGATGTTTGGAAAGCAGGTGTTAAGGTGAAACAGAGGGATGGAGATGGAATGGTGGAAGGGAAGGAGATTAAGAGGTGTGTGGAAATGGTGATCGAAGATGGAGAGATGAGGAGAAATGCTAAGAAATGGAGGGAGTTGGCAAGACAAGCTCTCAGTAATGGCGGATCATCTGCCGTAAATCTCCAAGCTTTTGTCGATGATGTTTGA